The following are encoded in a window of Rissa tridactyla isolate bRisTri1 chromosome 3, bRisTri1.patW.cur.20221130, whole genome shotgun sequence genomic DNA:
- the POMC gene encoding pro-opiomelanocortin produces the protein MVSALWSVLPLALGLLLWPPAGASGPCWESSKCQDLASEASVLACTMACRADLSAEAPVYPGNGHLQPLSESIRKYVMSHFRWNKFGRRNSSSGGSGGHKREEEAGGNPPPASLPAAPPSHWEEEERTGLEREEGKRSYSMEHFRWGKPVGRKRRPIKVYPNGVEEESAESYPLEFRRELALGGAEEEKEEEGQEEKKAGGSYRMRHFRWQAPLKDKRYGGFMTSEHSQTPLVTLFKNAIIKSAYKKGQ, from the exons ATGGTGAGCGCGCTGTGGAGCGTCCTGCCCCTggcgctggggctgctgctctggcccCCCGCCGGTGCCAGCGGcccctgctgggagagcagcaaatGCCAGGACCTCGCCAGCGAGGCCAGCGTTCTG GCGTGCACCATGGCGTGCAGAGCCGACCTGTCGGCCGAGGCACCCGTCTACCCGGGGAACGggcacctccagcccctctccgAGAGCATCCGCAAGTACGTCATGAGCCACTTTCGCTGGAACAAGTTTGGCCGGAGGaacagcagcagcggcggcagcggggggcacAAacgggaggaggaggcagggggcaACCCCCCGCCGGCATcactgcccgccgccccgccgtcccactgggaggaagaggagcgaACGGGGCTGGAGCGGGAGGAAGGCAAGCGCTCCTACTCCATGGAGCACTTCCGCTGGGGGAAGCCGGTGGGGCGCAAGAGGAGACCCATCAAGGTCTACCCCAACGGGGTGGAGGAAGAGTCGGCCGAGAGCTACCCGCTGGAGTTCAGGAGGGAGCTGGCGCTCGGCGGCGccgaggaggagaaggaggaggaaggccagGAGGAGAAGAAGGCCGGCGGCTCCTACCGCATGCGCCATTTCCGCTGGCAGGCGCCCTTGAAGGACAAGCGCTACGGGGGCTTCATGACCTCGGAGCACAGCCAGACCCCTCTAGTGACTCTCTTCAAAAACGCCATCATCAAAAGCGCCTACAAGAAGGGGCAGTGA